One region of Fragaria vesca subsp. vesca linkage group LG4, FraVesHawaii_1.0, whole genome shotgun sequence genomic DNA includes:
- the LOC101298219 gene encoding putative pectinesterase/pectinesterase inhibitor 28-like produces MGVPGGKKRITIIAVSSVLLVAMVICGVVGVIQYKKQEQRGGGGGGGDEDGDTNSGDKNASHTSKTIVAICEPTNYKQECEKSLENEATGDKKDPQDLARVGIQVAISKLDEVLKNSTLLKNKGKDPMTQEALSICRQLLNASMYDLKISYNKMCALNMEKVDQYAEDVRVWLSGAVNHQETCVDVCQNTTADLGKQMNETLELPQERASNALAMVSELTAALNSLNFQASRRRLLASSPPSKNKNNDQHMQQGSRTQQIPAWLTGRKLDLLKATPETLKPNVTVAQDGSGKYKTINEALKLVPEKSDDLFVIYVKEGVYKEYVTIEGMMENVVIIGDGPAKTKISAVVGTFFVAKDIGFENTAGAEGHQAVALRVQSDFSIFYNCRIDGYQNTLYVQAYRNYFRDCNITGAVDFIFGDAVSFFQNCSMLVRKPKDGQAAVVTAQGRTDKNEVTGIVLHNCTISGDPENKDNKYKAYLGRPLKSFARTIVMQSQIGDVIQPEGYLPTDGERFHMTSLFGEYNNTGSGADMSGRAKWPSIKKLDAKQAKAYSGGKWSEGDRWVKPSGVPFVSGMMEG; encoded by the exons ATGGGCGTCCCCGGTGGTAAGAAGAGGATCACTATCATTGCGGTCTCGTCGGTGCTCCTGGTGGCCATGGTTATCTGTGGGGTGGTTGGTGTTATCCAATACAAAAAACAAGAGCAACGCGGAGGTGGAGGCGGAGGCGGAGATGAAGACGGAGACACTAACTCCGGAGATAAAAATGCCTCCCATACATCAAAGACAATTGTAGCCATTTGTGAGCCCACCAACTACAAACAAGAATGTGAGAAGAGTCTGGAAAATGAGGCCACCGGAGACAAGAAAGACCCGCAAGACCTTGCAAGAGTCGGGATTCAGGTGGCCATAAGCAAACTTGATGAGGTTTTAAAGAACTCCACACTCTTGAAAAATAAAGGCAAAGATCCCATGACCCAAGAAGCTCTCAGTATCTGCAGGCAGTTGTTGAATGCTTCTATGTATGATTTGAAAATTTCTTACAATAAAATGTGTGCATTAAATATGGAAAAGGTTGATCAATACGCAGAAGATGTGAGGGTTTGGTTGAGTGGGGCTGTTAATCACCAAGAGACTTGCGTTGATGTATGTCAGAACACAACCGCTGATCTCGGCAAGCAAATGAATGAAACTTTGGAGTTACCTCAAGAACGCGCTAGCAATGCACTTGCCATGGTCAGCGAACTCACTGCCGCCTTGAACTCTCTTAATTTCCAGGCCAGCAGACGACGGCTCCTGGCCTCATCGCCCCCATCCAAGAACAAGAATAATGATCAACATATGCAGCAAGGCAGCCGAACCCAACAGATCCCTGCTTGGCTCACTGGTCGTAAGTTGGATCTTCTGAAAGCCACGCCAGAGACCCTTAAGCCGAACGTGACGGTGGCCCAAGATGGGAGCGGTAAGTACAAAACCATCAACGAAGCTCTGAAGCTGGTCCCGGAGAAGAGCGACGACTTGTTTGTGATTTACGTGAAGGAGGGAGTGTACAAAGAATATGTGACGATTGAAGGTATGATGGAAAATGTTGTGATTATTGGTGATGGCCCTGCTAAGACCAAGATCTCTG CTGTAGTTGGAACATTTTTTGTTGCCAAGGACATAGGGTTTGAGAACACAGCCGGAGCTGAAGGGCACCAAGCGGTGGCGCTGCGTGTTCAATCGGATTTCTCCATCTTCTACAATTGCCGCATTGACGGGTACCAAAACACCCTATACGTCCAAGCCTACAGGAATTACTTCCGGGACTGCAACATCACTGGCGCAGTTGACTTCATCTTCGGCGACGCAGTCTCTTTCTTCCAGAACTGCAGTATGCTGGTGAGGAAGCCAAAGGACGGCCAGGCCGCCGTGGTCACAGCCCAAGGAAGGACAGACAAGAATGAGGTCACCGGGATCGTGCTCCATAACTGCACCATCAGCGGCGACCCGGAGAACAAGGATAACAAGTACAAGGCATACCTAGGTCGACCATTGAAGAGCTTCGCAAGAACCATCGTCATGCAGTCACAGATCGGTGATGTGATTCAGCCTGAAGGGTACCTGCCTACGGATGGCGAAAGGTTCCACATGACGTCATTATTCGGAGAGTACAACAATACGGGATCTGGTGCTGACATGTCCGGCAGAGCCAAATGGCCTAGCATCAAGAAGCTTGATGCTAAACAAGCTAAAGCCTACAGCGGTGGAAAGTGGTCTGAGGGTGATAGGTGGGTTAAGCCCAGCGGAGTCCCATTTGTTTCTGGTATGATGGAAGGTTAA
- the LOC101298794 gene encoding sucrose synthase 2-like, whose translation MAVFVPILISFTDALLHRFSFVPSSTMRERIQDTLAAHRNELVSLLSRYVDQGNGILQPHQIINELDKVIEEDEKMKKLKDSPFSKVLQSAQEAIVLPPFVTLALRPRPGVWEYVRVNVHELSVDHLSVAEYLGFKEELLDGEYNDNYLLELDLEPFNSTFPRPTRSSSIGNGVQFLNRHLSSIMFRNKDSLEPLLDFLRTHKHDGHAMMLNDRIQSIPKLQSALAKAEEYVSKFPPMTPYSEFEFELQGMGFERGWGDTAGRVSEMVHLLLEILQAPDPSTLETFLGRIPMVFNVVIVSPHGYFGQANVLGLPDTGGQVVYILDQVRALENEMLLRIKKQGLDIIPKILIVTRLLPDAKGTTCNQRLERVSGTENTYILRVPFRTKNGILRKWISRFDVWPYLETFTEDASNEIAAELQGVPDLIIGNYSDGNLVATLLSNKLGITQCNIAHALEKTKYPDSDIFWKRYEDKYHFSSQFTADLIAMNSADFIITSTYQEIAGSQNNVGQYESHTAFTLPGLYRVVHGVDVFDTKFNIVSPGADMCIYFPYSDSENRLTALHGSIEELIYGAEQNDKHIGFLADRSKPMVFSMARLDRVKNLTGLVECYGKSTKLREMVNLVVVGGYMDAKNSRDREEMVEIEKMHDLIKKYDLHGQFRWIAAQMNRARNGELYRYIADTRGVFVQPAFYEAFGLTVVEAMTCGLPTFATCHGGPAEIIEHGVSGFHIDPYHPDQVAETLIDFFGQCQKDPSHWEKISGAGLKRIYGRYTWKIYSERLLTLAGVYGFWKHVSKLERREARRYLEMFYTLKYRSLVKNILLAVDEHH comes from the exons ATGGCCGTTTTTGTCCCCATTCTCATCTCCTTTACCGATGCTTTGCTTCATCGTTTCTCTTTCGTCCCTT CTTCCACAATGAGGGAGAGGATTCAGGACACGCTCGCCGCTCACCGGAACGAACTTGTTTCTCTTCTCTCCAG GTATGTTGATCAAGGAAATGGGATACTGCAGCCTCATCAGATAATCAACGAGCTCGATAAAGTGATCGAAGAGGATGAGAAGATGAAGAAGCTCAAGGATAGCCCCTTCAGCAAAGTTCTACAGTCTGCACAG GAAGCAATTGTTCTGCCTCCTTTTGTGACTCTTGCACTTCGTCCAAGGCCTGGTGTATGGGAATATGTCCGTGTCAATGTCCATGAACTCAGTGTGGATCATTTGAGTGTTGCCGAGTATCTCGGGTTCAAAGAAGAACTTCTAGATGGAGA GTACAATGACAATTATTTGCTTGAACTTGATTTGGAGCCATTTAATTCAACATTCCCTCGGCCAACCCGTTCATCATCCATTGGGAATGGGGTTCAATTCCTTAACCGTCACTTATCTTCAATTATGTTCCGTAACAAAGATAGTTTGGAGCCTCTTCTTGATTTCCTTCGTACACATAAACATGATGGCCAT GCAATGATGCTGAACGATCGAATTCAGAGCATACCCAAGCTTCAGTCTGCTCTAGCCAAGGCAGAGGAATATGTTTCTAAGTTCCCACCAATGACACCATACTCTGAGTTCGAGTTCGA GTTACAAGGAATGGGATTTGAGAGAGGGTGGGGTGACACTGCAGGACGTGTGTCGGAGATGGTGCATCTTCTCTTGGAAATTCTGCAAGCTCCAGATCCTTCTACACTTGAAACATTTCTTGGCAGGATTCCTATGGTGTTCAATGTTGTTATCGTGTCTCCACATGGCTACTTTGGCCAAGCAAATGTATTGGGTTTGCCGGACACTGGTGGGCAG GTTGTTTATATACTGGACCAAGTGCGCGCCCTGGAGAATGAGATGCTTCTTAGAATAAAGAAGCAAGGACTGGATATTATTCCAAAAATTCTTATT GTTACTCGACTGCTACCTGATGCAAAAGGAACAACATGCAACCAGAGATTAGAAAGAGTTAGTGGTACAGAAAACACATATATCTTGCGTGTACCTTTCAGGACAAAGAATGGAATTCTGAGGAAATGGATTTCAAGGTTTGATGTTTGGCCTTACTTGGAGACCTTTACAGAG GATGCGTCAAATGAAATTGCTGCTGAGCTACAGGGTGTTCCAGATCTGATCATTGGAAACTACAGTGATGGAAATCTTGTTGCAACTTTGTTATCCAATAAGCTAGGAATCACACAG TGCAATATTGCTCATGCATTAGAGAAGACGAAGTACCCAGATTCTGATATATTTTGGAAACGCTACGAGGACAAGTACCATTTCTCAAGTCAATTCACTGCCGATCTCATTGCAATGAACAGTGCAGATTTCATAATCACCAGTACATACCAAGAGATTGCGGGAAG CCAGAACAATGTTGGACAGTATGAGAGCCACACAGCTTTCACTCTTCCTGGGCTGTATCGAGTTGTTCATGGGGTTGATGTTTTTGATACTAAGTTTAATATTGTCTCTCCAGGAGCAGATATGTGCATATATTTTCCATATTCTGACAGCGAAAACAGACTTACAGCACTGCATGGTTCAATTGAAGAACTTATATATGGGGCTGAGCAGAATGATAAGCATAT TGGGTTCTTGGCTGATCGATCAAAGCCTATGGTGTTTTCCATGGCAAGACTTGATAGAGTGAAAAATTTAACTGGACTAGTTGAGTGCTATGGTAAGAGCACCAAACTAAGAGAAATGGTGAATCTTGTTGTGGTTGGTGGTTACATGGATGCCAAGAACTCTAGGGATAGAGAAGAAATGGTAGAGATTGAAAAGATGCACGACCTCATTAAGAAGTACGACTTGCATGGCCAGTTTAGATGGATAGCGGCACAAATGAACCGTGCGCGTAATGGTGAGCTGTACCGCTACATTGCAGACACAAGAGGTGTCTTTGTGCAG CCTGCTTTCTATGAAGCTTTTGGCCTCACTGTTGTGGAAGCCATGACTTGTGGCCTTCCTACTTTTGCCACTTGTCATGGTGGACCTGCTGAGATCATTGAGCATGGTGTCTCAGGGTTCCATATTGATCCCTATCACCCTGATCAAGTAGCAGAAACTCTGATCGACTTCTTTGGTCAGTGCCAAAAGGATCCTAGCCACTGGGAAAAGATATCTGGAGCTGGGCTTAAACGAATTTATGGAAG GTACACATGGAAAATATATTCTGAGAGGCTGCTCACCTTAGCTGGGGTTTATGGTTTCTGGAAGCACGTTTCTAAGCTTGAGAGGCGAGAAGCAAGGCGATATCTGGAGATGTTTTACACTCTCAAGTACCGAAGTCTG GTGAAGAACATTCTGCTGGCTGTTGATGAGCATCACTGA
- the LOC101298511 gene encoding acyl-CoA dehydrogenase family member 10-like, which produces MAANDLDLDALLRYAAANVPAFPPSPSNFTVSKFGHGQSNPTYLMQVGFGAAVKRYVLRKKPPGKLLQSAHAVEREFQVLQALSNHTLVPVPKVFCLCTDPSVIGTSFYIMEFLEGRIFVDPRLPGVEPASRRAIYQATAKVLASLHSADFDAIGLGKYGRRENYCKRQVERWAKQYIASTGEGKPERNPKMFELIDWLQQHIPLEDSSGGATGLVHGDFRLDNLVFHPIEDRVIGILDWELSTLGNQMCDVAYCSMPYITDLGADKDHLGKGMEHTGLPEGIPSLAEYVAEYCSSSGKPWPFAEWKFYIAFSLFRGASIYAGIYSRWTMGNASGGESARHAGDKANFLIDNAWELVRRESVLPEHPPSGSFVAQDYFKGLARESEDQGFLKGEGKFVPSKSILELRNRLVKFMEDHIYPMEKEFYELSESTSRWTVHPEEEKLKELAKKEGLWNLFIPIDSAARAKKIIFDGTNQLQSDDTYNQLLGAGLSNLEYGYLCEIMGRSVWAPQVFNCGAPDTGNMEVLLRYGNKEQLLEWLIPLLEGRIRSGFAMTEPKVASSDATNIECSISRQGDSYIINGTKWWTSGAMDPRCRLLIVMGKTDFSAAMHKQQSMILVDIRTPGVHIKRPLTVFGYDDAPHGHAEVLFDNVRVPAKNILLGEGRGFEIAQGRLGPGRLHHCMRLIGAAERGMQIMAERALSRTVFRKLIAEQGSFRSDIAKCRIELEKTRLLVLDAADQLDRLGNKKARGALAMAKVAAPNMALMVLDMAMQVHGGAGLSSDTCLAHLWATARTLRIADGPDEVHLGTIAKLELQRAKAKL; this is translated from the exons ATGGCGGCTAACGACCTCGACCTCGACGCCTTGCTCCGTTACGCCGCCGCTAACGTCCCCGCCTTCCCTCCCTCGCCGTCCAATTTCACCGTCTCCAAG TTCGGCCATGGACAATCGAATCCGACTTATCTGATGCAAGTCGGATTCGGAGCGGCGGTGAAACGCTACGTTTTGAGAAAGAAGCCTCCGGGGAAGCTGCTCCAGTCTGCTCACGCCGTCGAGAGAGAATTCCAG GTGCTTCAAGCGTTGAGTAATCACACGCTGGTTCCGGTTCCGAAAGTCTTCTGTTTGTGTACTGATCCCAGTGTGATTGGAACGTCTTTTTACATCATGGAGTTTCTGGAAGGCCGCATTTTCGTTGACCCGAGGCTACCG GGCGTGGAGCCTGCGAGCAGGAGGGCTATTTACCAAGCAACTGCGAAAGTTTTAGCGTCTCTGCATTCCGCTGATTTTGATGCCATTGGTCTAGGAAAGTATGGGCGCCGTGAAAACTATTGTAAACGGCAG GTAGAGAGGTGGGCGAAACAATATATTGCCTCCACTGGTGAAGGCAAGCCTGAGAGAAATCCAAAGATGTTTGAGCTAATTGATTGGTTACAGCAGCATATTCCTCTTGAAGATTCTTCAGGAGGTGCAACCGGCTTAGTTCATGGGGACTTTCGCCTCGATAATCTTGTGTTTCATCCTATTGAG GATCGAGTGATTGGCATTCTTGACTGGGAATTGTCTACTCTTGGAAACCAAATGTGTGATGTTGCTTACTGCTCCATG CCTTATATCACGGACCTTGGGGCTGACAAAGATCATCTTGGTAAAGGTATGGAACATACTGGGCTTCCAGAAGGGATTCCTTCTCTGGCAGAATATGTGGCAGAATACTGCTCGTCATCT GGAAAGCCATGGCCTTTTGCTGAGTGGAAGTTTTATATAGCATTTTCTTTATTCCGTGGTGCATCAATATATGCTGGCATTTATAGTAGATGGACCATG GGTAATGCTTCAGGAGGTGAGAGTGCCCGGCATGCAGGTGACAAAGCTAATTTTCTTATAGACAACGCATGGGAACTTGTTAGACGAGAATCTGTGCTTCCTGAGCATCCTCCATCAG GTTCTTTTGTTGCTCAGGACTACTTCAAAGGGTTGGCACGAGAGAGTGAAGATCAAGGATTTTTAAAAGGGGAAGGGAAGTTTGTCCCCAGTAAAAGCATTCTGGAATTGAGAAACAGGTTGGTCAAGTTCATGGAAGATCACATATATCCCATGGAAAAAGAATTCTATGAACTTTCTGAGTCTACCTCGCGTTGGACAGTGCATCCTGAGGAGGAGAAGTTAAAGGAGCTAGCCAAGAAAGAAGGCCTATGGAACTTATTTATACCT ATTGATAGTGCTGCCAGGGCAAAAAAAATAATTTTTGATGGGACTAATCAGCTTCAGTCAGATGATACCTACAATCAGTTATTGGGCGCGGGTCTTTCAAACCTTGAATATGGATATCTTTGTGAGATCATGGGTCGTTCTGTTTGGGCTCCACAAGTGTTCAACTGTGGTGCACCTGATACCGGAAATATGGAG GTCTTGTTGCGTTATGGGAACAAAGAACAACTGCTTGAATGGCTTATTCCTTTACTTGAGGGGAGAATTAGGTCAGGATTCGCAATGACAGAGCCCAAAGTTGCATCCTCTGATGCAACTAACATCGAATGTTCTATTAGTAG ACAAGGAGATTCATATATTATCAATGGAACAAAATGGTGGACAAGTGGGGCTATGGATCCAAGATGTAGACTTCTTATAGTCATG GGAAAAACCGACTTCAGTGCTGCCATGCATAAGCAGCAGTCTATGATCTTAGTGGATATCCGGACTCCAGGTGTACACATTAAGAGACCACTTACAGTTTTTGGCTATGATGATGCACCTCATGGGCATGCAGAAGTTTTATTTGACAATGTACGCGTCCCAGCTAAGAATATACTACTGGGAGAGGGACGTGGGTTTGAGATTGCACAG GGTAGGTTAGGCCCAGGAAGGTTACACCATTGCATGAGACTGATAGGAGCTGCCGAACGAGGCATGCAGATAATGGCCGAAAGGGCTCTTAGTAGAACGGTTTTTAGGAAGTTGATTGCTGAACAAGGCTCTTTTCGTTCTGATATAGCAAAG TGTCGAATAGAGCTAGAGAAAACCAGATTGTTGGTTCTGGATGCAGCTGACCAGCTTGATAGACTTGGAAACAAAAAGGCCCGCGGAGCTCTAGCAATGGCAAAG GTAGCAGCCCCAAACATGGCTCTAATGGTGCTGGACATGGCAATGCAAGTCCATGGCGGCGCTGGCTTGTCTTCTGACACTTGTCTGGCTCATCTTTGGGCCACGGCAAGAACCTTGAGAATAGCAGATGGTCCAGATGAAGTTCACTTGGGTACCATTGCCAAGTTAGAACTACAGAGAGCTAAAGCTAAACTCTGA